A region of the Rickettsiales bacterium Ac37b genome:
TTTATTAGAAAAATTTGGTTTACTGCCTCCAGGTTTTGAATTGGATCAAAAAGAACGTAGAGTAGTATCATTGGGTTCTGGTTTTATTATTGATCCTGAAGGATATATAGTTACGAATCATCATGTCATTAGTGAAGCAGAAGAAGTTACTGTAAAATTTAATGATGAAAAAGAAATAAAAGCTAAAGTTATAGGTTATGATACTAAAACTGATTTGGCTTTATTAAAGGTCGATTTACCTGAACCTCTACCTTATGTAAAATTAGGAGATTCTGATTCTTTAAGAGTTGGAGATTTAGTGATTGCAATAGGTAATCCTTTTGGATTAGGAGGAACTGTAACTAGTGGAATAGTATCTTCACGATCAAGAGATATAAATGCAGGTGGTTTAGTAGATAATTTTATACAAACAGATGCTGCTATTAATCGTGGTAATTCAGGTGGTCCTATGTTTAACATTAAAGGAGAAGTAGTAGGAATTAATACAGCTATTTTAACTCCGTCTATGGGAAATGTAGGTATAGGATTTGCAACTCCTTCTTCACTGGCTAAGTCTGTATTAGAGCAGTTAAAAAATAATGGTAAAGTGACTAGAGGTTGGTTAGGGGTTTATATACAGCCTATAGATGATGAGGTAGCTGAGAGCTTGAGTTTGCATGATACTAAAGGGGCTCTTGTTGCAGAAGTGGCGGTAGGTAGTCCTGCTGAAAAAGTTGGCATTTTGCCAGGTGATATTATTTTGTCATTTGCGGGTAAAGAAGTTTCTTCTATGAGGAAATTACCAAGAATAGTTGCAGAAACTCCCCTTGGTCAAAAAGCTGAAATAGTTTATTTACGTAATGGAGTGAAAAAAACAGTTGATGTAATGCTTGTGGCATTTAAAGAAGAGACTAATAAAGCTATGGATGGTAATGATTCTACCTTATCTGAATCACCAGGTTCTCAAAATATTTTAGGTGCTATAGTAGTTGCAAAGCTCACTCCTGATTTGAAGAGTAATTTTGGTATAGATTCTAAGATAAAAGGTGTAATTGTTTTAAAAGTAAATAGACACAGTAATTTTGTTGGTAAATTACGTAAAGGAGATGTCATTCTCTCTGCTGGTGGGAATCAGATAAATACTCCAGAAGAATTAGAGAAAATAATTATTAAAGCTCAAAAAGATAATAAGAAATCTGTACTATTACATGTAATAAGAGAAAATAAAGCTATATTTATAGCAGTTAGCATTGTAAAACAATAAGGTATATATGTTAAAAATTGTAATATATTTGATAATATTGGTAGGTACAGTATTTCCAGCCACTGCTGAAGTTATAAATAAAGATGAAGAGCATATAGATGAAACTGTATTAAATATAGGGCCTAATGAGTTATTTCTAGGTAATAAAGATGCTCCTATTACGGTAATAGAATATTCTTCTCTTTCATGTCCACATTGTGCTTATTTCCACCAAAATGTTTTTAATCAATTTAAAACAAAATATTTAGATTCTGGAAAAGTAAAATATGTACAACGTCCATGTCCTTTTGATAATGTAGCGTTAAAAGGAGCCATGCTCGCTAGTTGTACTGGTGATGATTATTATACTTATTTAAAAATATTGTTTGATGTCCAATCTAGCTGGATTACTCAGAAGAATTTCGTAGAGATTTTAGAGAATATAGCTAAGCTTGGAGGGATGAGTGGAGAAGATTTTTGGAAGTGTATTAAGAGTAAAGAGGTAGAAGATAAAATTCTAAAAATTAGATTAGATGCCACTAATAAATTGCATATAAATGCTACTCCTATCTTTTTTATTAATAACAAAAAATTTATGGGTGCAATGAATCTAGAAAAATTATCAAATATACT
Encoded here:
- the bdbD_2 gene encoding Thiol-disulfide oxidoreductase D, which translates into the protein MLKIVIYLIILVGTVFPATAEVINKDEEHIDETVLNIGPNELFLGNKDAPITVIEYSSLSCPHCAYFHQNVFNQFKTKYLDSGKVKYVQRPCPFDNVALKGAMLASCTGDDYYTYLKILFDVQSSWITQKNFVEILENIAKLGGMSGEDFWKCIKSKEVEDKILKIRLDATNKLHINATPIFFINNKKFMGAMNLEKLSNILDNEYKKSN
- the mucD gene encoding putative periplasmic serine endoprotease DegP-like precursor, whose protein sequence is MMKNYAIKLHIGLFVIFIIILSALTANALTSSVSIQPQGFAEIVEPLLPAVVNISTTQKIINNKNNLAYKEGYPLEEFGDLLEKFGLLPPGFELDQKERRVVSLGSGFIIDPEGYIVTNHHVISEAEEVTVKFNDEKEIKAKVIGYDTKTDLALLKVDLPEPLPYVKLGDSDSLRVGDLVIAIGNPFGLGGTVTSGIVSSRSRDINAGGLVDNFIQTDAAINRGNSGGPMFNIKGEVVGINTAILTPSMGNVGIGFATPSSLAKSVLEQLKNNGKVTRGWLGVYIQPIDDEVAESLSLHDTKGALVAEVAVGSPAEKVGILPGDIILSFAGKEVSSMRKLPRIVAETPLGQKAEIVYLRNGVKKTVDVMLVAFKEETNKAMDGNDSTLSESPGSQNILGAIVVAKLTPDLKSNFGIDSKIKGVIVLKVNRHSNFVGKLRKGDVILSAGGNQINTPEELEKIIIKAQKDNKKSVLLHVIRENKAIFIAVSIVKQ